TCTACCCTCTCCTTTTAAGTAATGGATGAGTGATCATTTAATAACCAGTAGGGAATTCCATAGGTTCCCTGGCTTTCCATTGTGCAATGCCAGGGATGATCCGGAAATATGCATGCAAGTATGATTTCCTTCttcttgtcttttattttttacttttatatttttggatCTCTTCAAAAGGGAAATTTAAAGACGGGGGATTGCCAACCACTCTTCATCTGAATAACCACAAATGAGATATGTAGTTTCTCCTTGGCTGAACTGTCATTGATTTCTGTGCATCACAGATAAGTCATCGGGAAGGCCTTGAGGTCTAATTCTTTAACTGATGCTTTCCTGACAATCATTTCACATGGACCTGAACTGTAAGAATGTGCAGGTGGCTTCTGATTTCTTAGGGAAACAGAAGATGGATCAGCATAGCAGTAGCAGAACAATAGTGTCATGCTATGTGGATGGTGTGACCCCTCCAATAGAAGATCTCATCTGTCGTGTTGCACTTTTGCAATCTACTGGAGCAGATATGATCAAACTTGTCATCAATGCAACTAATATTACAGAAATAACCAAGATTTTTCATTTGCTTTCACATTGCCAGGTATGAGGTGGTATGGTGAAACTGCACTGAAAATATAagttgtaattaaaaaataaaaattcaaacaagaGAACctcaaaaattataaacaaaattttcaatttagttttttCCTCCTTAAAATTGGAGCTAAAGTTaggtcaaaagaaaaaaaaaaaggaaaaaaaatgaaaaagaaaaatgaatggtaaAGAGGTAGagttaatttcactcaccttCCCTGAGGTTTGGACTAAATACATTTCACCaccattagtttgaaattttgtaaaatacttCCCTTACTTTGAGTTAAAGGGAAGGTGAGTGGAATTAATAATGAGAAGGGTAGGTAGGGAAGGTGGATTTCTTCTtgctgcattttttttttcttggcagAAATGAGTTATGATAGAATACGTCTTTTTAATCTCAATGAGATGGGCATGTGAAATTAACAATGAGAAGGGTATGAGAGATATTTGacgaaatttcaaactaataataGCTAAATATATTTAGCCCAAACCTTAGGGaaggtgagtgaaattaaccttaGAAGGATAAGATATAACTTTATTTAGTCTTTTGAAATTTATGGTAGTTTCATTTATTTAGTGTGGCATGACAATTAATGCTGTTGCTACTACCTGCAGATGCCGCTAATAGCCTACTCAATTGGGGATAGAGGTTTTATGAGCCAGATATTGTGTCGAAAATTTGGAGGTTTTCTAGTCTATGGATCAATGGAAGGAAGTCCGGTGGCTGGCCTGCCTACTTTAGAGAGCCTTAGAGAAGCTTATAAAGTTCAGTATATAAACAAGGATACTAAAGTTTTTGGGCTCATCTCAAAACCAGTTGGCCACAGCAAAGGCCCTATTTTGCATAATCCTGCCTTTAGACATGTGAACTACAATGGAATCTATGTTCCAATGCTGGTTGATGATCTCAAGGAATTCTTTAGCATTTACTCAAGCCCTGACTTTGCTGGTTTTAGGTATGCTAGATGCAAACCTAGTCTCTCTAGAAGGctaggaaaaaaattatgtttttctGATTAGAAGTAGTATTTTGTCTGAGAActgtgatttttctttcattgataTGACCTGCTTTCTTTTGCACATgtgatttttttccctttggtgGTGGTGGGTTGGGGTTTGGCAGCATTGGAGGGTTTGTTTTGGAGATTGTGTAATAAATATAGATAGGCTATACAATATCCACttataaactattttatttgCTATAATGATTAAGAGCAAGCCACCACTATCATCAAAATGAGGCAGACCCCATCCACAGACAACAAGGCTCTTTTCCTGATTTTAGTTTCTGTTGCCACAATCAAAATGACTCTCCATTGTACATACATTATTTAGATTATGACCAATAGCACTGATGAAATCTAGTTGCTTTTGTGCTGCCTCATGATTAATTTGTTTGAGATGGCTCTGTTTAGGCTAGATCTGCTCATTTATTGTAACGAtccatttatgatttttctcCTGTGGATCTTTAACATGGTTTCTTTCTTCATCATATGTGTGAACTGTAGTGTTGGGATTCCATACAAGGAAGCTGTAACTGGATTTTGTGATGAACTTCATCCACTTGCTCAGGTTGGCCTatttttcatgtcaaatttCGAAATTATATTAGGATTTTATAGCTGTACGCTTTTGTGCATTTGCTTCATTTATCCAGTTCCCAATATGCGGGTGAGCTTAAGATCAATTGTCTCTACTGGAGCTAAATCTGGATCAAGGTTTCAAACTCAgctttcatttaaaaagaaaaacaaatttttgcatTGGGTAACCTGCTGGGTACTGCTATACTGTGTTGTGAGCCTCTCCTCATCGTGGTATTTAGTGCTAGTTTCCACTTTTCATTGAAAAGAAggatctctttctctctctctctctctctctctctctctctctctctctctctctctctctctctctctctcacacacacacacacacacacacacacacacacacacacacacacacacacacacacacacgcacacagaGGACCTTGTTGGGTTATGCTGTTCTCTGTTGTGAACCTTGCCTGTTCAGTTATCTAGCACAAAGCACATCATGTTATGTAGTATTGGTTCCATCatttcatctctctctctctctctcacacacacacactcacaGAGGGCACATCATGGTACATAGTATTGGTTTTATCATGTCAGTCTCTCTCGGAGGAACTTTCAGGTCTCTGCTATCCTTTGTTGTGAACCTCTTTTGTTCAATCTCCTAGCACAGATCACATCATGAGACATAGTATTAGTTTGAGCATTTCATtgaaaagaacaataaaatggCATGTCTCTCTCTTTTTGTCTACCTTtctctcccccctcccccctctccctccctccctctcttttatatatatatagcaggGACCTTGAAGACAGTCTTGCAGTTACAAACTTCTACCAAATTTACTAGCTGCCCTAGAACCATCTTTTAATGTGACATGTTTGATTGTTTACCAGACAAAGTGAAGAGGCTTGCAGTGAAGAGGAGTTGTGCTATATTTCTAATTTGTCCTTTCATCTCATTGCAACCTCACAACAATCTATTTCCTTGATCTGTCTGGATTTTATATCATCCTGATGGGAGAGACCTGTGACATTTGATGTTTTAAACCATGATTTTGACTATCAAGATGATCTGCAATGGCAGGGGAACATAGTTGCAATTTACCCTGCGTATAGCATTGACAACTGAATCAACTTTTGCATATTTGCCAGTCTATAGGTGCTGTTAATACTATTATGAGGAGGCCTAGTGATGGGAAGCTGATCGGTTATAATACAGATTGTGAGGCTTCCATAACTGCAATTGAGGATGCTCTGAGAGGTACCGACACTGACACCTAGGAATTTCTTGAATCAACATTTATGTGCTATTATTAAAACTAATCTAGTCTTGGATTTAGAAGGGCAGTAGAACACCGCCCAAAACTTCTTTAGATGATCCATGACCTGTGCATGTTTTAGGAGGAACAAGTTTTATTAGATTTAGCCATTCTTTAGTTGATTAGTACCTCCAGAATAAGTTTGTGTCAGTTTCAGGAAGTTGGTCAGGCTGTTTGGCcttatttggtaactgttttttaaatcAGTtctgaaaaaatagtttttaggaacaatttttgaaaaccattctatgatattttgtaaaacaaaagtctgtttgggaatctaaaattgtttttaaaatttttaaatatgttttaaaaataatttttatgtccatagctttatttttaatcactatatatgtttgtataattattctttaaaatagcTCTAAAAGAacaactaaaagaaattatatgaaaacatcctgttttctgttttctaataatagaaaacataaaatagtttcTGATTGCCAAGTgtgtttttcagtttttttgttttaaaaaatagagaactGTTAGTGAAAATAGTTGCCAAACAGGCCTATGACTTCGGTTCCTTGAAAATCACTTGTAATTTCTCTTATCTAGTGCAAGATGCTCATAGCTAACAAATCAAGCAAGCCCCCTATTATTTCCGACGCATGGTTTGGCATTTATTTCTGATGCATGGTTCGGGATTTCTCGTTGTGCCCTTGAATTTTCTGTTGTGGTTTGACTTCTTAGTGTTTGTGCATCAAAAATTTCACAGAAAGGGGATTGCCAAATGGAGAAGCACCCCTTAATTCACCACTCACTGGAAAACAGTTTGTGCTAGTTGGTGCTGGAGGTGCAGGACGAGCACTGGCCTTTGGTGCTAGAAGTCGGGGAGCACAGCTAGTCATTTTTGACCTCGATTTTGGTATAGAAACTaaacattttctatttataatgaATCAATAGTACTTTTTCCCCTATATGCTgatattgttctttattttgttcCAGGGCTGAAGCTTCTCTCTGGTATAGGCCTCTCAAGTTCATTAGGTTTCCAACCAATGTGTGTGGCACATCACCCCCTTGGAGTGGTCATTTTCTCATCCCATTGGAAAAGCAGTGTTACTTGCATTTATGCATCCCACTTTTCCACCCCCTTTCTCCTTATGAGATGAGTGAACCACGTTTTTATACCTTGCTGCATCCCATCATGATCATGGCCTAATGAACCAGAGAAGTCTATACCAGGAAGGATCACAGCTCTTCTTTCCAACCTTCATTGTTCTTCCCCTAAAGATAGAGCAAATTCACTTGCTCATGCGGTTTCTGGTGAAGTTAAGCTTTATGAAGATGTAGCCAACTTCCAGCCTGAGAAAGGGGCAATCCTTGCAAACGCAACACCTTTAGGAATGCATCCAAATACAGATCGAATTCCTGTGGCTGAGGTTCTCTCTACTTCCATCCAGGCTAGGACCATATTTCTCAATCTGGCATTCATGCTCAAGATCATTTGTTTGCATTTCAGGAGACCCTGTCGGATTACCAGCTTGTCTTTGATTCTGTTTACACACCCAGAAAAACGAGATTATTAAAAGAAGCAGAGGCTGCTGGAGCCATCATTGTGAGTGGTGTGGAAATGTTCCTTCGTCAGGCCATTGGCCAGTTCAATCTCTTCACTGGTGGAGAAGGTACatcttaattttctttacttcttcAATCACTTTCTCCTaattttcttctacttcttgGATTTGCCACACTATCACACTGACATATTGTTGATAGGACATTGCTGGGCACACTGTTGAAGCAACTAAAATTCTATCCTAACAAACTACTACAAGCAATCAAGACATTGTTCCCCAAATTTTCTCCTACCACACCTTAAGAAATTTGGTGTAGTGTCGAGAAAAACGAAGATATAAATCTTTATAACTAAATATTTGCAGCTTCACAATTTAACACAGATTTTTCAAGCTTGTAGTTTCCCTAATATGATTCACTCCTACTCTTTCGCCTCTGTTTTGCAGCACCCGAAGAGTTCATGAGGGAGATTATTTTATCAAAGTTCTGATACACTGCCTCATGCAATAAATATTGTATCATGAACAGTTCTTTTCAAGATTGAATCTACAATCATCAACCAGTAAACCAAAGATGAGAAACTAATGCAACTCCTTTGTGAGATTGATTTAGTTGGAGCTAGTATATGTATGACAATCTTTATACATGAGCTTCCAAGCACATTTCAAtaaaggttatttgattaaaaaggtctccaaaaatccaaatttgaaaatctaagg
Above is a genomic segment from Vitis riparia cultivar Riparia Gloire de Montpellier isolate 1030 chromosome 14, EGFV_Vit.rip_1.0, whole genome shotgun sequence containing:
- the LOC117931041 gene encoding bifunctional 3-dehydroquinate dehydratase/shikimate dehydrogenase, chloroplastic-like isoform X4 yields the protein MDLNCKNVQVASDFLGKQKMDQHSSSRTIVSCYVDGVTPPIEDLICRVALLQSTGADMIKLVINATNITEITKIFHLLSHCQMPLIAYSIGDRGFMSQILCRKFGGFLVYGSMEGSPVAGLPTLESLREAYKVQYINKDTKVFGLISKPVGHSKGPILHNPAFRHVNYNGIYVPMLVDDLKEFFSIYSSPDFAGFSVGIPYKEAVTGFCDELHPLAQSIGAVNTIMRRPSDGKLIGYNTDCEASITAIEDALRERGLPNGEAPLNSPLTGKQFVLVGAGGAGRALAFGARSRGAQLVIFDLDFDRANSLAHAVSGEVKLYEDVANFQPEKGAILANATPLGMHPNTDRIPVAEETLSDYQLVFDSVYTPRKTRLLKEAEAAGAIIVSGVEMFLRQAIGQFNLFTGGEAPEEFMREIILSKF
- the LOC117931041 gene encoding bifunctional 3-dehydroquinate dehydratase/shikimate dehydrogenase, chloroplastic-like isoform X3, which encodes MDDVGVLKKETMICTPLMGQSVEQMVRDMHKAKVEGADLVEVRLDYINNFHPQQDLEIILRNKPLPVMIVYRPKWEGGQYEGDEHSRLEALHLAEKLGADYIDFELKVASDFLGKQKMDQHSSSRTIVSCYVDGVTPPIEDLICRVALLQSTGADMIKLVINATNITEITKIFHLLSHCQMPLIAYSIGDRGFMSQILCRKFGGFLVYGSMEGSPVAGLPTLESLREAYKVQYINKDTKVFGLISKPVGHSKGPILHNPAFRHVNYNGIYVPMLVDDLKEFFSIYSSPDFAGFSVGIPYKEAVTGFCDELHPLAQSIGAVNTIMRRPSDGKLIGYNTDCEASITAIEDALRERGLPNGEAPLNSPLTGKQFVLVGAGGAGRALAFGARSRGAQLVIFDLDFGLKLLSGIGLSSSLGFQPMCVAHHPLGVVIFSSHWKSSVTCIYASHFSTPFLLMR
- the LOC117931041 gene encoding bifunctional 3-dehydroquinate dehydratase/shikimate dehydrogenase, chloroplastic-like isoform X1, producing the protein MDDVGVLKKETMICTPLMGQSVEQMVRDMHKAKVEGADLVEVRLDYINNFHPQQDLEIILRNKPLPVMIVYRPKWEGGQYEGDEHSRLEALHLAEKLGADYIDFELKVASDFLGKQKMDQHSSSRTIVSCYVDGVTPPIEDLICRVALLQSTGADMIKLVINATNITEITKIFHLLSHCQMPLIAYSIGDRGFMSQILCRKFGGFLVYGSMEGSPVAGLPTLESLREAYKVQYINKDTKVFGLISKPVGHSKGPILHNPAFRHVNYNGIYVPMLVDDLKEFFSIYSSPDFAGFSVGIPYKEAVTGFCDELHPLAQSIGAVNTIMRRPSDGKLIGYNTDCEASITAIEDALRERGLPNGEAPLNSPLTGKQFVLVGAGGAGRALAFGARSRGAQLVIFDLDFDRANSLAHAVSGEVKLYEDVANFQPEKGAILANATPLGMHPNTDRIPVAEETLSDYQLVFDSVYTPRKTRLLKEAEAAGAIIVSGVEMFLRQAIGQFNLFTGGEAPEEFMREIILSKF
- the LOC117931041 gene encoding bifunctional 3-dehydroquinate dehydratase/shikimate dehydrogenase, chloroplastic-like isoform X2, producing the protein MDDVGVLKKETMICTPLMGQSVEQMVRDMHKAKVEGADLVEVRPKWEGGQYEGDEHSRLEALHLAEKLGADYIDFELKVASDFLGKQKMDQHSSSRTIVSCYVDGVTPPIEDLICRVALLQSTGADMIKLVINATNITEITKIFHLLSHCQMPLIAYSIGDRGFMSQILCRKFGGFLVYGSMEGSPVAGLPTLESLREAYKVQYINKDTKVFGLISKPVGHSKGPILHNPAFRHVNYNGIYVPMLVDDLKEFFSIYSSPDFAGFSVGIPYKEAVTGFCDELHPLAQSIGAVNTIMRRPSDGKLIGYNTDCEASITAIEDALRERGLPNGEAPLNSPLTGKQFVLVGAGGAGRALAFGARSRGAQLVIFDLDFDRANSLAHAVSGEVKLYEDVANFQPEKGAILANATPLGMHPNTDRIPVAEETLSDYQLVFDSVYTPRKTRLLKEAEAAGAIIVSGVEMFLRQAIGQFNLFTGGEAPEEFMREIILSKF